The proteins below are encoded in one region of Desulfovibrio sp.:
- a CDS encoding DNA photolyase, with product MSNIIEVTRTVTIKESHEFQKKQLASHGMNVGLLCGHSCKYCSTPAVLRYNKVFKDMGMTSFQALQSGAAVVDPSTPARAAKDAVRLKQGDIVMLATTTDAYSPEAQVHGLGRSCAQAVLEHSQASLRILTKNAAVAKDLDLFEEHKDRIMLGLSVTAPASKEEVVALLEPNASKISERLDVYRQAKKLGLRSYGMLCPLLPGIASSYKDIHEMMETTLEFEPETIWLEPVNPWGDGLIQCRDALAAGGWGAESYRVDEIRSRELHQLYVDDLIDTATNVARDLGCLNKLKILVYSDGSGYCCNDEAVIWLKR from the coding sequence ATGAGCAATATAATCGAAGTCACGCGAACAGTTACCATAAAGGAAAGCCATGAATTTCAGAAAAAGCAATTGGCTTCCCACGGAATGAATGTGGGGCTCCTTTGCGGGCATAGTTGCAAATATTGTAGTACACCGGCTGTCTTGCGTTACAACAAAGTGTTCAAAGACATGGGAATGACATCGTTCCAGGCGCTCCAATCCGGCGCTGCTGTTGTTGACCCGTCAACTCCGGCGCGTGCAGCCAAAGATGCCGTCAGGCTCAAGCAAGGTGATATCGTGATGCTGGCGACGACTACGGACGCGTATTCACCGGAGGCCCAGGTGCATGGCCTTGGCCGGTCCTGCGCTCAGGCGGTGCTTGAGCATTCCCAAGCGAGCCTTCGCATCTTGACCAAGAATGCGGCGGTCGCGAAGGACCTTGATCTGTTCGAGGAACATAAGGACCGGATAATGCTAGGATTGAGCGTCACCGCCCCCGCGTCCAAGGAGGAGGTGGTGGCCCTCCTGGAGCCAAATGCCTCCAAGATATCTGAACGGCTGGACGTGTATCGACAGGCGAAGAAGCTTGGGCTGCGGAGCTATGGGATGCTTTGCCCTCTGCTGCCCGGCATCGCTTCGAGCTACAAGGACATCCATGAGATGATGGAGACCACCTTGGAGTTTGAACCTGAGACGATTTGGTTGGAACCCGTGAACCCTTGGGGAGACGGACTCATCCAGTGCCGGGATGCGTTGGCGGCTGGAGGTTGGGGAGCAGAATCCTACCGGGTGGATGAAATTCGGAGCCGCGAGTTGCATCAGCTCTACGTAGACGACTTGATCGATACAGCTACGAACGTCGCACGAGACCTTGGATGCCTCAACAAACTCAAAATTCTCGTCTACAGCGACGGGAGTGGATACTGTTGCAACGATGAGGCGGTGATCTGGCTCAAGCGCTGA